GTACGGCGTGCACATGTACTGCTTTTTGGACCTTCTGCTCCCCTGcatcgcggccgccggcggcgcgctcggCATGGAGTTGGAGCCGCAGTTTGACAGGCCCTACCTGGCGTCGTCGCTGCGCGACTTCTGGGGCCGGCGGTGGAACCTCATGGTGTCGGCCATCCTCCGGCCATCGGTATACGACCCCGTGCGCGCGCGTGCCGGGAAGGCGGCGGCCACCATGGCCACGTTCCTCGTGTCCGGGCTGATGCACGAGGCACTGATATACTACCTCACCCTGCGGCCGCCCACCGGTGAGATGACGGCGTTCTTCCTGCTCCACGGCGCGTGCTGTGTGGCCGAGGAGTTGTGCGCACGGAGGTGGGCGGTGAAggggtggcggccgccgccgcggcccgtgTCCACGCTGCTCGTGGTTGTGTTTGTGACGGAAACGGCGTTCTGGCTGTTCTTCCCGCCGATCTGCAGAgatggaggggaggaggcgttGCTGGAGGAGTGGGCAGCGGTGGCGTCGTTCTTCGAGGACGCCGGCAGAGAGCTGATCCGGTATGTTTAGCGCCTTAATTCAATCTTAGCAGTCGAGAATCCTGCCATGCTAGCTGACATGTATTGAAGTTGTCCAACATGTACCATTATTGTACTTCCTCTGGCTCCAAGGTGACAGATAAGGTCTCAAAGTCTATCTGATGAAACGTCACTGACTCATGCTGGTCCCTTGGCATGCAAATTTCAGGCACGCAAGCGATGTCGTCATGAACTCGAAAGTCGAAACATGTACGTTGTACTCGCTGACGTATCGGAAATTAACCATATATGACTGCCAACATGGTCATAACAATCCGGTTAACTATGTCACGATCGTTGTGTCGTATTACATTACTCCCTGCCTCAGTCCATAACGTTTTTTTTGTAAAGTGTTAACCGATACTTACTCTATTAATTTGTTACTAGCAAAATTGCCCGTACATTGCTAGTGGTGAATATGATATGTTCTCAATCTCGACGTCAGATGTGAATTTAGGAAGGAAACATCTTCTTTAAGCAAACTAATCTGATGGTTTATACATTGGGTTCGGCATTGCAATGGGAATAATACTCAGAGTGTTGTGTCGCAGTGCACGACGCTCTTCTTCTCGGTATCTCTTTGCCTGTTTTTCTCAGATGTCATGTTTGTGTAAAGCAACCTCTAGCTATCACATATTGTCTGCCTTTGCTCGGTGTTAAATTTGCAACAGGTGTCCTAGCATTTGCACGTATTGCTTCAATTTGCTCCATTCTTAATTCTTTTTTGTGAACACACTTCATATAGTAATTCAAGGTTTGAGTAGAGTCCATGATGCTTTTGTGGTCATGAATCTCTGCCGAGGTAGTTGCCGTGTGTTGTGGTTCTTCTTCCAAAAATCGCTTTGATTCTATTTGACCATGTTGTTGTACATTAACAAAGGTAGctaccactagtagagaattggcctttagtcccggttggtagggtgcaaatctcccgaaaattcatccgggataaaccaaccgggacaaaaggggggtcttggACAAagagggggtcttttgtcccgggtcagtcaaccgggactaaagacccccttttatcccggttgttaATACCAACCCGGATAAAATAGGTGACCATGCCATAAAATAGGTCACCATGCCgagcgctgcaaaaaaaaagaagaaatcccGGAATATgcacgaaatatgcgcgtgcgcgctgcgtgggattcgaaccacaacctccagcctcgcgcgtagcttccttgtcATCCTACCTACACACCatatctgactatataggggatactatctttttgtattaactcgtggggacccttttatcccggttggaaacaccaaccgggataaaagacccccttttatcccggttggtcttacaaaccgggataaaagggttcgagggatatagtcctctttcagtcacctcgttggggacccttttatcccggtttgaaacaccaaccgggataaatgacccccttttatccaggttggtattacaaaccgggataaaaggctctcgacccttttatcccggttggtgtttcaaactgggataaaaggcctctcagggtctttttttcccactagcctttgcaaccgggataaaaggtcccggttggtgagccccccactagtgaccgagctttagtcccggttggtgaaccttttatcccgggctaactttaaaccgggacaaaagggggtgcatcgaaagccaattctctacttgGTGTACAATTTTCTTTTCCTGATGAGCTTCACAATGTTTTTTTAGTAATTCATCTTTTTGCAGGCAAGAAATATAGTTGCGTATGCCGATCCCTTTCTCGTTGCCTCTTGCAATCCTTGGGATCCACTGGTGAGAATGACTTTGCAATGGGAGTTGCGGACCCACTGACATTGCAAATGTTGTCTCCATGTGTGTTCAGAGTGTTGCTTAGGGCATTAATTGAATGGAGTGTGAACCTCGGATTGTTTCGGAGAGGCAATATATCAAGGTAATTAGGGGAGGACCAAGTGCTCGGGCCGGGAGGAGGTCCGCAAGCATCAACATATCAACACGCGATCTATGTATACTGGGATATTGTATGGAACTAAGATTAACGTATATAGGAACTTTGCATACTTTTATATAAGGATTAATAGCGAACCTGTTTGGTTTACAGTAACAACACTTCCTATTATGATTTTATTGTTATCCGGTGTCCCAGTCAGGTACAGCTAGTTTGTTTTGACCGTATGTAGGCCGGCCTTGATTTCCTATCTTGGAATCTGTTCATACGAGTTAATTAGCAATTGTGCTATTGTTGACGTAAAAACTGGACTtcaggcttctgcgttgaacaacacggagaacctgagagatctgcttaactcatGTAGGCTTCAAATTGGCTCGAGAAGGTGTAAGGCGTGTTAGTCAATTTGTCCTAAAAATTgataaggtaaacattaaattcctaagCTGATCGGTGGCGGAGCCTTTCGAACTCATAGCTAGGCGTTCTTAGAATAAAAACTACAATAGACAAGTATTGAATGTAATGTtacggtgtaaataaataaaacattaatggcatgtgccatcggctctATGAGCTGATGGGCTAAGATAAGGCATTGTGAACAACAACCATAAAAGGAGCCTCTGCTAACCATGCACACATCAAATaaactaacagatctagtcaatgtcttgataagtgtaactgaacttagacaaggtaacacgaatgactTCATCATGTTTTTgtgagatatggatgatacccagctgatgcatcggctctcaacaaGTGCGTTCTGATATTAAAGATCCGAcggctagcaatacgaggggcaggaGTAGAGCTCTATCGGACCTAACGTTCTGATGTTAAAGATCCGAcggctagcaatacgaggggcagcGGTAAAGATCTATAggacctagcatatgtaaagcaaTAAAAATATGCGAAATCGAGCCAGCCGATACGATCtgataactggtgaacgctTAAAAAAGGTTaaggagccgatgaagacaacctaaccagatctaatGCATTCGATAATTGTGAGcacttgataaaactaagagatcgatacggTGCAACTTAATAAAGTCAAACAACTCAAACTGTGAGCAACGTCGAAGAGAAGCAGAATATCGgataaagcctagaaagttctacttgcaacctaagataactcgataactagccacacaaccgaatattagaatataagacttaacttagaaagttctgataggggtcgtaatgaccgggtgacgatacttacaagctcgcctgaggtcgaagccgatgcagctgTGCGCGCAGGAAGGAACTCATTGAAACTACTCCACTTCTACTCaaccgaaaggttgtattgattgattgatgattattcattaAAAGGcacatgggtttatatttataccctggcgCAGCTAAAATTCTAGTCGATTACGACATGAACTATTACAAACTAattaaaactactaaagatactCCTtcacgctttcccttatttggtggagtcgatttcaCTTCGGATCAGACCTCCTCCGATCTTCTATCAGCTTCTGAAATCCTAGTCATCCACGGCTAGTCTTGGTCAACGCGGGGTCATCAATggctcttttctctctccttcatcagCCATCAGAACCTTATCCATAGCGGTTGACTCTGGCCAAAACccgcgtcaacacatgcccccccccCAATTTTGGAATATAATATTATGTTTCAAAATTCTCTTCTCTTGTTAGCACCCTCGCAAGTCCCGAGCCGATATTCTTCCAAAACTGAAAGAGTTGTTGCCGCAATCATGATTCCTTTCCTCAGCCTTTGTGATATCACGACCCTCGATTTTTAGGTTTCACTTGAGCAACAATACTATTATATAACTGCTCCGTCCTTTCTTCTTCTATCCCAAGCCAACCAAGCTCTCTACCGCTGCGAATCAAAACCGGACATCTGCACCAGCGAtcatgttcaaccttcctctgcGGGCATCAAAGCTCTGAAATCAAT
This portion of the Setaria viridis chromosome 7, Setaria_viridis_v4.0, whole genome shotgun sequence genome encodes:
- the LOC117863286 gene encoding probable long-chain-alcohol O-fatty-acyltransferase 1; this encodes MELLRDSIAMVSLAVLVAAVCARAASSWLRPGFPRLAALLPVVAFLAATPLAFTSAIVRGLAAFFLTWLGVFKVILLAAGSGPLDPTLPVLVFVFTAALPVKLRCGGPGAAGVAASKVKPVSPVSCAVKVAVIAAILHVYQYTDQLHLYMRLALYGVHMYCFLDLLLPCIAAAGGALGMELEPQFDRPYLASSLRDFWGRRWNLMVSAILRPSVYDPVRARAGKAAATMATFLVSGLMHEALIYYLTLRPPTGEMTAFFLLHGACCVAEELCARRWAVKGWRPPPRPVSTLLVVVFVTETAFWLFFPPICRDGGEEALLEEWAAVASFFEDAGRELIRYV